The Mailhella massiliensis DNA segment AGGAAGTTCTCCGTCAGGTGGAAGAGGCCATGCATACAGCTGCCCGTCCGTCTCTGATTTCTCTGGACATGGGGGAGTTTCTTTCCATGTCCATACCTGAACGGGGGTATCTTTTATCCCCCATTCTTCCGGTTCAAGGGATAGGCATCCTGTATGCTCCGCGCGGCATCGGCAAGACGTTTGCGGCCCTGAGCATAGCCGTTGCCGTGGCTTCCGGCGGTGCGGTGTTCAACTGGCGTGCGCCGATGCCTAAACGAACGCTGTATGTGGACGGGGAAATGCCTGCCACATCCATGCAGAGTCGTCTTGCAGCGCTTGTCAGCGGGATGTCCGTTCCTCCGCATACGTTGAAAAACATGGCGCTCATCACACCGGACCTGCAACCCTGTCCCATGCCGGATTTGTCTACCGCCAGTGGGCAGACTATGATTGAGCCTTTTCTGAAAGACGTGGACATGGTTGTGCTGGACAACATCGCAACCCTGTGCCGCACCGGAAAGGAAAACGAGTCTCAGTCCTGGCAGACCATGCAGGCGTGGTTGCTGGAATTACGCCGCAGAGGGATGACCGTCCTGCTTATCCATCATGCCGGAAAATCCGGCGACCAGCGCGGCACCAGCGCCAGAGAAGACATTATGGACACGGTGATCAGTCTGCGCAGGCCCAGGGAATACAGCATGGCCGAAGGCGCACGTTTTGAAGTTCACCTGACCAAGGCGCGGGGCATATTGGGCGATGACGCCAAACCCTTTGAGGCCAACCTGATTACCGAAGGCAATGCCCTGCATTGGCGGGTTCGGGACATTGAAGATGTGGAACTGGAGGAATTGAAAAGGCTGCTCGGCGAGGGATACAGCATTCGTGACTGCGCCGAGGAAATGGGAAAATCAAAATCGTCTGTCCACAGATTGAAAAGAAAACTGGAAGGTCTCGCTTGACCATTTTCCTGGTGTCCCGCTGTACCGGTGCTTAGGCAGCGGTACAGCGGGACACCTGCAATATTCATCATATCTGTCATCCCATGAAGTCCAGCCAAATCCGAACAGATTTTCAATTCTTGTCCCGCGTAAACTGAAAAAGTGTCCCGCATTCCTGTCACAGAAAGAACGGGACATCCATTGATACAAGGAAGTATTGCCATGTCCTATCTCGTACTCCACATGGACAAATTCAAGAAGGAGGCCATACGCGGCATCCAGAGCCACAACCGACGGGAGCGGGAGAGCCACAGCAACCCCGATATTGACTACGACAGAAGCGCGGCGAACTACGAGCTGCACGAAGCCGCCTCGTCGAACTATGCCGAGGCCATTCAGAATCGCATTGACGACCTTCTGCTGGTCAAGGCTGTAAGAAAGGACGCCGTGCGCATGTGCGGGCTTATCGTTACCTCGGACAAGGCGTTTTTTGATGGCCTCACGCCGGAGGAAACAAGGCGTTTCTTTGAGGAGAGCAAAGCCTTTCTCACGGAGTTTGTGGGCGCGGAGAATGTCGTTTCCGCAATGGTTCACATGGATGAAAAGACACCGCATATGCACTTTTTCCATGTGCCGGTCACGCAGGACGGGAGACTCAACGCCAACAAAATCTATACGCGCCAGAGTCTGCGGAAACTGCAATCAGAACTTCCCGCCTATCTGCAAAGCCGAGGTTTTGCCATTGAACGAGGCGTGGAGCAGACGCCCGATTCCGCCAAAAAGCATCTGAATACCCGCGAGTTCAAACAGCAGAAAGAGGAACTGGCACGGCTGGCGCAGGAAGCTGCTGCCTTGATGCGTGATTCCTTGCAGTCACTTGGGATTCTGGGGCAACGCGAAGAGGAATTGAAAAAGAGCATCGAAGCATATGAGCGGCAGGCCGAGGAGGCGGAAAAAGTCCTTCGGGATGAGCATTCCCTGCCGAAAGCCTCACTTTTCAATTATCCGTCCGTGCTGAAAAAAGCCTCTTCCCTCATTGAAGAACTGAAAAAGGCGCTTGCCGTCAAACACCTTGTCCAGACAGAGAAGGAAATTCTGCAACGGGAAGTGGATACCCTTCGCGGAAAGCTGACGCGGCTTGAAGCGGGATACACGGCCCACAGAAAACAAAGCAGTGAGGAAAAAGAGGAGCTGGAGAAACAGTTGAAGAAAATGAGGAGAATTATGGCAGGCTATCGGGAATTTCTGCGTCTGCCGGAAATCCGGCCGCTGCATATCGAGTTCGTGGAACGCAGGCGGGCCGAACAGCTTCAGCGGCAGCAGGAAGATGAGCGGCAGCGGCAGGAGCAGGAGGCGCGGGACAGGGAGCGTCGGCAGGCGATGACCGCTCGCGGCATGAGGATGAGGTAAGGCGTCGGGGAGAAATCTTCGCACAGGCCGAAGATATAGCCCACTATGCTTCACTTGCGTGAAGCGTGGGCGAGCGTCCCGCTCGACCGGAAAGACAAAACACCAATCCGGGGCATGGCCCCGGCGAACCACAGGAAAAGCACCATGACCATTACCGCGACTCAGTTGAAGGAAATCAGACAGGAATTCGCCACTCTCAAACCCGCTTCCGTCACACTGGAGGGGAACAGAGTCATGTCCGTCAAAGAAGCCGTCTTCGTTCTGGCCCCGACACTGGAGCGGATGAGAAAGCGTGGCTTCGACACACAGGAGATTGTCGAACGTCTGCACGAAAAAGGCATTGATGTGAAGCCCCAAACTCTGACCAAGTATCTGACCGAAGCCAGACGGCAACGGGAAGGGCGAAAGTCAAAGATGCAAGACACACCCCCGCATCCTCCGAAACGCGAACAACGCTCCAGCTTCATTGCTCCTGATATACCCGATGATGAACTATGAACATAAATCCACTGAAAGGAGAAAATCTTATGGCAGAAACTTACGGATATATTCGCGTATCCAGTACAGATCAGAACGAGAGCCGTCAGCGCATCGCCCTTGAGCGGCAAGCCATCCCGTCAGACCGCATTTTCATGGATAAACTGTCGGGCAAGGATTTTCAGCGTCCACAATATCAGGCTATGCTAAAAAAGTTCAGGCCGGGTGACCAGCTATGTATTACAAGCATTGACAGGCTTGGCAGAAATTACGAGGAGATTCTGGAACAGTGGCGGATAATTACCAAGGAAAAGCGCGTAGACATCTTTGTGCTGGATATGCCACTGCTGGACACACGGCGCGACAAAAATCTGCTCGGCACCTTCATTGCCGACCTTGTTTTGCAAGTACTTTCCTTTGTGGCTCAAAATGAACGGGAGAATATTCGCAGCAGACAGGCTCAGGGAATTGCGGCAGCCAAGCAAAGCGGCGTGCGGTTCGGGCACGCGCCACGACCGCTTCCCCCAAATTTTCCGGAAACATATACCTTATGGACAGAGGGGGCCATCTCGACATCGGAAGCGGCAAAACGTTCCGGCATGGCTCGTTCCACATTCCGCATTCGTGCAGAGTCATTCAAAAAAAAATGTCCATAATATGTCGATAAAGTGTACTTGGCCGCCACCCGTTTTTTTTACTTCTAGCACTCTTTTTTAGACGGTAAAAACAGCTTAGTCAACGTTATTTTGGACTGTCACAGACAGCAGAAGTTTCCTTGGCGGCCAAGTACACTTTATCGCCACCCTTGCAAGCTACTTTTTGCAAGGAATATCCTATGCCCCGACTGACTTCGCAGGAACGACAGGAAATTAATCGCTATCTTGAAGCGGATAAGCCCTTACCCGAAAAATATCGTTTTTTGCTTTTTGAAGATAACCGGCAGGTTGAGCTTGTTTGGAACGGTAAGACCAACGAGGTTTGCAATGTTGTGTTGCCATTCCAGACCATTGAACAGGTGGACGAGCCAAGATCGGATGAGCATGCGCTTGAGCAGGGAACTTCAACGCAGAGGCTGAAATTCGTTGATAATCCCTTATTTGATATGAGGGGGCGTCAGCTCAAAGGCTGGACCAACAAACTGATCTGGGGCGATAACAAGCTCATTCTCTCTTCCCTGAAAAATGGCCCATTGCGGCAAGAAATAGAAAAACAGGGCGGCTTAAAGCTCATTTATATTGATCCGCCATTTGATGTCGGCGCGGATTTTTCTATGGACATAGAAATCGGTGAGGATACTTTTACTAAGCAGCCTGGCATATTGGAGGAAATTGCATATCGCGATACTTGGGGCCTTGGAGCTGATAGTTTTATCAGCATGATTTATGAACGATTAATTTTGATGCGTGATTTACTTGCTGACGATGGAAGTATTTATGTACATTGTGATCAAAGATTAAATAGTCATATAAAATTTA contains these protein-coding regions:
- a CDS encoding AAA family ATPase, translating into MSNPLQNFRDILTDKGLIPSDIEADGKLHRCPTRTRPHKQNGAYIAHVDPPATLWWCNWESGDQGTFTEMDQRTFSPAEKEAWQKRQRNIRYQREEECARRYETAAKQAQGVLDASFPCSSEHTYLRRKGVPALGDIRQTRSGLLLLPVRDISGTLQSLQYIAPDGTKRFLMGGKVQGGHFIIPGKSEKPLAFCEGYATGASIHLAVNCTVYVTFSANNLPVVANLVRHRFPEASILICGDNDEAGRSKGQEAAQAAQARLALPKFTTGEGKDFNDLHQSEGLEEVLRQVEEAMHTAARPSLISLDMGEFLSMSIPERGYLLSPILPVQGIGILYAPRGIGKTFAALSIAVAVASGGAVFNWRAPMPKRTLYVDGEMPATSMQSRLAALVSGMSVPPHTLKNMALITPDLQPCPMPDLSTASGQTMIEPFLKDVDMVVLDNIATLCRTGKENESQSWQTMQAWLLELRRRGMTVLLIHHAGKSGDQRGTSAREDIMDTVISLRRPREYSMAEGARFEVHLTKARGILGDDAKPFEANLITEGNALHWRVRDIEDVELEELKRLLGEGYSIRDCAEEMGKSKSSVHRLKRKLEGLA
- the mobV gene encoding MobV family relaxase, encoding MSYLVLHMDKFKKEAIRGIQSHNRRERESHSNPDIDYDRSAANYELHEAASSNYAEAIQNRIDDLLLVKAVRKDAVRMCGLIVTSDKAFFDGLTPEETRRFFEESKAFLTEFVGAENVVSAMVHMDEKTPHMHFFHVPVTQDGRLNANKIYTRQSLRKLQSELPAYLQSRGFAIERGVEQTPDSAKKHLNTREFKQQKEELARLAQEAAALMRDSLQSLGILGQREEELKKSIEAYERQAEEAEKVLRDEHSLPKASLFNYPSVLKKASSLIEELKKALAVKHLVQTEKEILQREVDTLRGKLTRLEAGYTAHRKQSSEEKEELEKQLKKMRRIMAGYREFLRLPEIRPLHIEFVERRRAEQLQRQQEDERQRQEQEARDRERRQAMTARGMRMR
- a CDS encoding protein MobC is translated as MTITATQLKEIRQEFATLKPASVTLEGNRVMSVKEAVFVLAPTLERMRKRGFDTQEIVERLHEKGIDVKPQTLTKYLTEARRQREGRKSKMQDTPPHPPKREQRSSFIAPDIPDDEL
- a CDS encoding recombinase family protein, whose translation is MAETYGYIRVSSTDQNESRQRIALERQAIPSDRIFMDKLSGKDFQRPQYQAMLKKFRPGDQLCITSIDRLGRNYEEILEQWRIITKEKRVDIFVLDMPLLDTRRDKNLLGTFIADLVLQVLSFVAQNERENIRSRQAQGIAAAKQSGVRFGHAPRPLPPNFPETYTLWTEGAISTSEAAKRSGMARSTFRIRAESFKKKCP